In Deltaproteobacteria bacterium, the genomic stretch GGAGGCCGGGACCCTGCGCACCGAGGCGCTGCCGCCGCGCGAGGACGACCCCTACCTGCGCCCCCTGCGGGTGCGCCCGGGCGAGGCCGCTGAGTCAGGCGAGTGGGTGGGCCGCCTGCGCTACGCCGCCCGGCTGCCGGCGCGTGACGCTCCGCTGCCCCCCGTCCTCGAGGGCTGGCCGGAGGCCGACCCGGGGCTCTCGCGCTGGCTGCGGCCGACCACGGCCCTGCCCGCTCGCAGCCCCCGGGTGCGCAAGTTCCTCGTCTCCCGGGTCGAGCCGAGGCTGGAGGCCGGCGCCCCCGACGTCGTGCGAGAGATCGTCGCGGTGCTGGACGAGGCCGTCCGCCTCGATCGGGAGAAGGCCTCGGGCCCCGGGGTGCTCGAGGCGCTGCGCACCGGGGTGACGACGCCCAACGGCCTGAACCGGCTGCTCGTCACCAGCCTGCGCACGGCGGGCATCCCCGCCCGCCTGGCCGCTGGCCTCGATCTCGCCGCGCCGAAGGGCGAGCGCTTCGTCCGCTGGACGGAGGTGCACCTCCAGGGGGCGTGGTGGGCCCTCGCCCCGCCGGGGATGAGCGCCCTACCCGGATCGGTGATCGAGCTCGATCACGGCGACCAGCGCTTCCTGCCCCGCAGCGAGGGCACCCGCCTGCGCTTCGTGCTCCTTCCCCTGGTCGTCCCCCCCGGCGACGCGATCGGAGAGGCCGCCACCCGGGCCCTCGACGCGAGCGCCCGCCGCCGGGCGGCGCGGGAGCAGGAGGAGGAGCGGGAATGAGGAACGCGCTCTCCTCGCTGCTCGTGCTCGTGCTGCTCGCCCTGCCCGGCGCGGCCGCCGCGGCGCCGCCACCGGACCTCGTGGTGGTCATCGGTCACGATCCGGAGCTCGTCCTGCCGGCCACCCTCCTCGCGCACCGCAGCGGCGCCCCCCTGCTCCTGGTCGACCCCGATCGGCCGGAGCTGGCGGCGGCCTTCATCGCTCGCCTGAAGGCCCGCGCACCCCGCCTCTTCGCCACCCCGGACTCCTCGAGGGCCGAGCCAGGGATCGTGGCGAAGATGCTCGGTCTGCCGGCGACCCTGGCCCCGGAGCCCGCCGCGGCCTCCATCGAGCCGGGGACCACCGGCTACCTCGTCGAGCGCGGCGATCTGGAGGCAGCGCTCGCCGCCACCCACGCCGCCGGTCGCACCGGCGGCTTCGTGGGCTTCGTGGCGCCGGGGAAACCCGCTGCCAGCCACCCGGCCTTCCTGCCCACGAGCACCGTCGTCGTGGGGCGGCTGGCGCGACGCACGGCGCCCTTTCTCGACTCGCAGGCG encodes the following:
- a CDS encoding transglutaminase domain-containing protein, translated to MSRRRPGVIEAAALLGALALTSACASRPATPAAPAASLAFALEVRVEAWGEDDPFLDLPRVPAHPGLEGLEEWLEAGTLRTEALPPREDDPYLRPLRVRPGEAAESGEWVGRLRYAARLPARDAPLPPVLEGWPEADPGLSRWLRPTTALPARSPRVRKFLVSRVEPRLEAGAPDVVREIVAVLDEAVRLDREKASGPGVLEALRTGVTTPNGLNRLLVTSLRTAGIPARLAAGLDLAAPKGERFVRWTEVHLQGAWWALAPPGMSALPGSVIELDHGDQRFLPRSEGTRLRFVLLPLVVPPGDAIGEAATRALDASARRRAAREQEEERE